One Streptomyces sp. RPA4-2 genomic window carries:
- a CDS encoding MBL fold metallo-hydrolase: MRDNENPQGSPLLGRRTVLRGAALGTAAPLLPAAAATAATAATPLVAPTSASTPSPSPGAASAAASLRWFGTSGWRIDVDGRTVLFDPYITRFRTGLFDGAFDPGTELRTDPNLVREHVGHPELVLVSHAHWDHLADVPHIARTTGARVVGTETTYHLLVAFGVDPGQISVVKGGEVLDFGGGLTVEVVASLHSRNKKYSYFAPGTLHAPPTTPPRTISDLPEGDTLAFLVTAGSGGPSAFLMGASDFSERAVRGLRPDLAMVAVPAGTATHDYVPRLLRALDRPGVVVPVHWDDFEEPLTAPPRRDPSMDLDAFVAKARQASPASRIVVPDYRTVYGGDMRPVT, encoded by the coding sequence ATGCGCGACAACGAGAACCCCCAGGGTTCCCCCTTGCTCGGCCGCCGCACGGTGCTGCGAGGCGCCGCACTCGGCACGGCCGCCCCGCTCCTGCCCGCCGCGGCCGCCACGGCGGCCACGGCGGCCACGCCCCTGGTAGCGCCCACGTCCGCATCAACGCCGTCACCGTCACCGGGGGCGGCGTCGGCGGCGGCCTCCTTACGCTGGTTCGGCACCTCCGGCTGGCGCATCGACGTCGACGGCCGGACCGTGCTCTTCGACCCGTACATCACCCGCTTCAGGACCGGCCTGTTCGACGGTGCCTTCGACCCCGGCACGGAACTGCGCACCGATCCCAACCTGGTACGGGAACACGTGGGACACCCCGAACTCGTCCTGGTCAGCCACGCCCACTGGGACCACCTCGCCGATGTGCCGCACATCGCCAGAACCACCGGCGCCCGTGTCGTCGGCACCGAGACGACGTACCACCTGCTGGTCGCGTTCGGCGTCGACCCGGGGCAGATCTCCGTGGTGAAGGGCGGCGAGGTGCTGGACTTCGGCGGCGGACTCACCGTCGAGGTCGTGGCGAGTCTGCACAGCCGCAACAAGAAGTACTCCTACTTCGCGCCGGGCACCCTCCACGCACCGCCGACGACACCTCCGAGGACCATCTCGGACCTGCCGGAGGGCGACACGCTCGCCTTCCTCGTGACGGCCGGGAGCGGCGGTCCGTCGGCGTTCCTGATGGGCGCCAGCGACTTCAGCGAACGAGCGGTGCGGGGGCTGCGCCCCGATCTCGCCATGGTCGCGGTGCCGGCCGGCACCGCGACCCACGACTACGTGCCCAGGCTGCTGCGGGCCCTGGACCGGCCAGGGGTCGTCGTGCCCGTGCACTGGGACGACTTCGAGGAGCCCCTGACCGCTCCCCCGCGCCGCGACCCGTCGATGGACCTGGACGCGTTCGTGGCAAAGGCGCGCCAGGCGTCCCCGGCGAGCCGGATCGTCGTCCCGGACTACCGCACGGTGTACGGCGGCGACATGCGGCCGGTCACCTGA
- a CDS encoding serine hydrolase yields MAEERIRAVFAEAGAEGLLHAVPIGVGRADPTGVARADPGVPGSAVLAEPRVCEVAVGADEPVVLASVFKVLLVLEFARQVAAGQLDPRERVRVTAADRLGGWGTAGCADDVELSLRDLAFFAMSVSDNSAADLLLDRVGLDTVRLLAKELGLDRTRVVGGPRDVLESMLAEVGARDESEFAVRYPALPEDRKRRMAVLDPLRTNSGTPRETTELLRLIWRDEAGPPEVCAQVRDLMSRQLFRHRLVSGFPGGTVIAAKTGTLPGLHTEAGVVRYPDGGCYAVSVFARTHELAATGPEVDAAIGAAARIAVDFLRSAGL; encoded by the coding sequence ATGGCCGAGGAACGGATCCGCGCGGTTTTCGCGGAAGCGGGGGCCGAGGGCCTCCTGCACGCGGTCCCCATCGGTGTCGGACGGGCGGATCCGACTGGCGTCGCGCGGGCGGATCCCGGCGTGCCCGGGTCGGCCGTCCTCGCGGAGCCGCGCGTGTGCGAGGTGGCCGTCGGCGCCGACGAACCCGTCGTGCTCGCCTCGGTGTTCAAGGTCCTGCTGGTCCTGGAGTTCGCCCGGCAGGTGGCGGCCGGGCAGCTCGATCCCCGGGAGCGGGTACGCGTGACGGCGGCCGACCGGCTCGGTGGCTGGGGCACGGCGGGCTGCGCGGACGACGTCGAACTGTCCCTGCGCGACCTGGCGTTCTTCGCGATGTCGGTCAGCGACAACTCGGCGGCCGATCTGCTGCTCGACCGGGTCGGTCTGGACACCGTGCGGCTGCTCGCCAAGGAGCTGGGGCTCGACCGGACCCGCGTCGTGGGAGGGCCGCGGGACGTCCTGGAGTCGATGCTCGCCGAGGTGGGGGCGCGCGACGAAAGCGAGTTCGCGGTCCGTTACCCGGCCCTGCCGGAGGACCGCAAGCGGCGGATGGCGGTCCTGGACCCCCTGCGGACCAACTCCGGCACGCCCCGCGAGACCACCGAACTGCTGCGTCTCATCTGGCGCGACGAGGCGGGTCCGCCGGAAGTCTGCGCCCAGGTACGTGACTTGATGAGTCGCCAGTTGTTCCGGCACCGGCTGGTGTCGGGGTTTCCCGGCGGCACGGTGATCGCGGCCAAGACGGGGACGCTCCCGGGGCTGCACACGGAGGCGGGCGTCGTCCGGTATCCCGACGGCGGGTGCTACGCGGTCTCCGTCTTCGCCCGGACCCACGAACTCGCCGCCACCGGGCCGGAGGTGGACGCGGCGATCGGCGCCGCGGCCAGGATCGCCGTCGACTTCCTGCGGAGCGCGGGGCTGTGA